The Archocentrus centrarchus isolate MPI-CPG fArcCen1 chromosome 1, fArcCen1, whole genome shotgun sequence genome includes the window aaaaaacactaaaaagcatTAGCACAATCATGCTAAGTGGTTTgctaaaagcatgaaaaatacTGAGAAAGGTGATGCAAGTATGTCCACATATAAAGTTAGATTTGCTTGTCCCTGATTGCTTTTCAGTTGGTCTCTAGTGGGTATCCCAGACTCTGGTTGCATAGATAACCCTTCCATGTATTTCCCACCCCATCAGTCAGCTGGTTGTGGCTGACTGATGGGGTCAGTGATTTGGTGATTTGAAGCCATCACTTCAAATCACCAATTTTAATCAAACTTTGGTCATGGCCGATCGCCACATCACTGCTAATTTCTTCCCTTTTCTAATGCCCCTTAATTTTAATGCATGTCTGGATGTGTGAGATGGATTTAATAAAACCTTGTTAATAATCTGTGACCCACTGTCCTGTGTGCGCTGAAACGTGTCAGATTGTGCAGTGAATATGACAAAAACTGATATGAGAGCGCTTCCattttgaaaatgcaaaaaaatcatTATACAATTATAATAACTTTTTCATCCCATGTTTTGGTCTGTGTCTGCCTgaaagaggttttttttcccctaaactTAATGTAGAAATGTAGCTAACAAATACAACCAATGCAATACAAACACTTTCGTATTGGTTCATTCACAGATCACAGATCTAGATTACATCACAGTGTAATCTAGATTACATCACAGTGTAATCTAGATTACATCACAGTGTAATCTagatcatccaaaaaaaaataattattttaaatgtctttctCACCAGGGTCAGTTTTCATCTCAGATAACCCAAAAGTGCAAAGAGTAAAGTGAGCTTTGGATTAATTAAGGTGAGGCAAAGTATTAGTCAAAACTGCAACTAGTATAAGAACAATAAATAGATTTACTCTATAAACCCTCTCGCTAGATAACCGGAAATGaaagacaaaccaaaaaaagaaaaacctgtcACAGTCATACGAAAAGGACAtatttcacaggactctatgcagtgctgtgaaaattaAGCACATcattactgcttccacaggaattaagagggtaagtagcagccaggtgttgATAATCAAATGTACcagattaattgatcatcaacaagtgtgagcacctaTAAAACCCAacattttggcagttttctGGCTGGACCgttcaggtgtgttaacacaaaatCACAGTCATCCCAAGAGTAGACCCacattcaccccaaggtcagactgtgcaatacTCAAGGAAACTGCAACAAACCTAGTAGCTACATCTCAGACCCTCCAGGCCTCAGTTAGCGTAGTAAATGTTAAATTTCataacagcacaattagaaaaagactgaaccagTGTGGCTTGTTATGAAGGGCTGTTATGAGAAAGCTTCTTCTTTCTAAAGAGAACATGGGAGCGTGGCTtatgtttgcaaagctgcatctgaataAACCATTTCTGGTCTTCTAGAACAATGTCATTATGAgagcaaagtggagatgtttggtgcAAACCAaatacagcatatcagcacaaacatgtcataccaactgtcaatcACGGTCTTGGACGGCTGTTGATTTGGGCTTGTtgccttgcagtcactgagtggaccatgaactcctctgtataccaaagtattctagggTCAAATGTGAAGCCATCTGTCCAGCAGCTAAATGTTGGCTGTAATCGGGTGTTGCAACAGGACAAATGATCCCAAGCGCAGCAACAAATCAACAACAGAGTGGCTGGAAGAGAAAAGAATCAGGGTGTTGCAatagcccagtcaaagtccagacctcaacccgatTGAAGTGCTAGAGAGCTATACGTAAACAAATGCCTGTaaatctcaatgaactgaagcaacactatCAGGATGAGTGgatcaaaattcctccacaacaatgtgagattgataaagtcattcagaaaatgattacttcattttattgctgctaaacagcaaaacaactgaatcatgaggtgtacttagtttttttaCATAAAGTCCTGTGTGCAggatcctgtgaaaactttctttttcgcACACAGGcataggaaccgggggggaccCCACCCATTCCCCCctcaatattggagacaggtacatttgtcccacccaaaaattacaccaaggaggaaaaaaaaaatacttgattttgaaatcttgcttgcttttattttgaaggtgcaaCATAGCGTCAAgtcactgcgctccccccgcccccctctgaacggttctgagtgtttgggaggcggATGGAGACAgcgcaggagtcagaaactactgaatgaggtaaaactgtctgtcgggaatgttgccatgaaaatggcttgtttataacgtcttgtcagtttactttcatatatagaaaccaaatctttttcagtcatcttaatcctGGGGTGGTCACTCGTCCGATATTTACTGGACAAGAAGAAATCAATTTGCAAGCAGTTTGTGGCTGCAAATGAGAGGcggaaaaaatatttatattataaattaaatataaattatatatatatatatatatatatatatatatatatatatatatatatatatatatatatatatatatatatatatatatatattatatatattaaatataaatattggcTCTTTTGCCTAGGCCAATGTTTTTAACCCTTTGTGTGCTCCTGCACCTGTTTGgccaattattaaatgcagggctgtaaagtgcAACTGCACACTGTTGcacttgtctattaaatgtcagaggtatcatttttatttatttctgttggttattattatttatatttattagatttattaGAGTTTCAATTTGAATAGTTATATTTTAAtaggtgttgtttttttttgttttttttttacttaaggtgatattaaaaagtgaataactTGTTCACTGCATTATTTGTGAGGGTTCTTTCATATCAGAACATTgcttaattaaagaaccagttctattGCCAGGCAGCCTacctaaatgcatttttgacaactattaaatgttttcgaccaataaaacatcaaatgttgcacttgtgtgtgctactaaattatttttgtgctactgaaatatttagcttgctagtaccagtgCAGCCACATGATAAAGTAAGCGTACAGCCCTGGAacgacatggtcattatgcttgataaaagactcaggccattttgtttggtggtttgcccacgtcttacgattataaaacatatacatatgtaaattatagaTGCAGTAGTATAGGTGTACACGACACTATTTTtccagaaacatttgaaaaagaagaaaataaaagctcaaatagcatttttttttttttaacggatctgtcaggtttccagtATGTgtcccccaatagtaaactcattcctacgcccttgttttcacatcactgtatgTATTGAAGTTTCAGCAAACCCACAGTTGAACTATGAACTTTATGCTACTTTAAGAAATTCTACCTTTAGTGATGTGTGAAGCGCCAAGAAGTCCTACACTGAActgtattaaaataataaaatgaagcaaaatgaCACTGTAGTGTAACTCAGTCTACACCACTGGTTAGTTATGAGTCTGAGTGAAGCTGCATTGCCAGCCTTGAGGATTAATATAACATCAGTTATAGATCAAACATGTTAATCAAAGGAAAGCAAAGCTGAAGCATCTCTTCAGTATGAGGAGAAAATATGTGCAAAAAAGAGCGTAGGAAAAGATTTTCCTTAGAAAGATTTCAATGCAAAACATGCCCATTTCATTCAGTCAAAATTACATAGGTTGATATTTGGTACTCTGTAAATCATTATCacttttttactgtttattacTGTATATTATTACACTTGCATTGTTTGCACATCCGTCTCTGCACTAATGATTATCCATTTGTATATGTATACTGCACAACTGGACAATGTGAAATAACCTAAGATGTGCATTTTGTAGTCCATCTTTGGAATATTGTAATGTCGCCAAAGCAGACCCACATCAACAACACCTGCTGTCATGTTTTTTAGTTGCCTCGTGTAAGTGCAGCTCTCTTTTCCTACATCCAGAAAGCAcaggatggatttttttttgactattcaaaccataaacattaaaaagcatTAGCCCAATCATGCTAAGTGGTTTgctaaaagcatgaaaaatacTGAGAAAGGTGATGCAAGTATGTCCACATATAAAGTTAGATTTGCTTCTCCCCGATTGCTTTCTATCCACACAGGCAGTTGGTCTCTAGTGGGCATCCCAAACTCTGGTTGCATAGATAACCCTCCCATATATTTCCCATCCCATCATTCAACTGGTGGCTTTGACTGCATTAACGGAGATAGTAGTTTGCGAGCCATAGCTAAAAGTCACCAATTTTTATCAACCTTCAGTCTTCTCCGATCACTGctaatttcttcctttttttaacaCCCCTTAATTTTAATGCATGTCCAGATGTGTGAGATGGATTTAATAAAAACTCGGTAATAATCTGTGACACACTGTGCTGTGCAGTGAATGTGACAAAAACTGATATGAGAGCTTTTCCATtatgaaaatgcagaaaaatcatTCCACAAGTTACTAATAATAACTTTTGGTCTGTGTGTGCCTGaaagagtattttttttcctaaactAAATGTACAAATGTAGCTTACAAATACAATCAGTACAATACAAACACATTCGTATTGGTTCGTTCACAGATGTAGTTCCCAAAGATTCAATTTTGGTCACATCACAGTGTAATCTAGTGGAATTTTAAATATGTCTTAAATATGTCGTActaactcagactcaaagcctggtggacctgagccgtaaagcggGCGAGTAgcccagctgagaacgtgctcgcaggcgagaggggttcgatctggagataaggttcggttctgcacgtgaggacggtaactaacgaatttggaatattggattactgaatgggttccccagtgagactgaaggctgttggaaaaaacaagcagcctgttcaaaaaacaacatctgcgttatcaggaattcggctccctagccggccttgggctggcaatcatatctctccagggctatgtgtgacggtcgctctcCCCCTtggccctctctgtgatttgtgaagctggatctggtgtacctcggccgctgatgaacttccatcactgtcagcgaactgttttggctaggagctggcatctggctccacaatgccctgaccctttcgtctccatctgcatcccctcctgccccctcccttccccgaccatattgctatcctggctttaaatgtgcaaatatgctttgctaaggtggttttttttggaccctggtatggtgctcatgtcgagcaccgtaccagatgacttttttttaacctaactaccccatgatgtgtgttgtttccttttctgggactgataaaggtagcgccggcaacggctgcacgacctcagacacctgtcccccctgtttgcttctgtttttgtatttctcttggatgggtgttctggaacgcaaatttcattatatgtttacattatatgtttacatatatatgacaataaagtcttcttgattcttgattacCACGGTCACTTTTCATCTCAGACCCAAAACTGCAAAGAGTAAAGGAACCTTTGGATGAATTAAGGTGAAGCAAAGTATTAGTGGGAAAAGCAATTGgtataagaaaaataaacagatttactCTAAACCCTCTGACTAGATGACAGCAAATGAAagacaaactgaaaataaatattgcagCAGGATGGCTTTGAAGgatatttctgtattattgtatggtttttatcttacaatatcaatccccttgaggtgacagtttgctgtgatttggtgctatataaatgaaactgaattgaattgaagtggcCTGCAAATAAATGTGAAAGGGATTTTATGCTAAGGTGGGTTCATTTTCCCACTGTCCTTGCGTCCTGAATGGTAAACCAAGGTTGTAAAAACATATCTTCCAGCAACTGATCCTGTTAAAGTTGAGGATGAAATTTTTTCACAGAGACTGAACGTCATTGCTGCCCTGCCAGCCATGCTGGTCTGTGAATTTAATATAAGAAAATGTTTAAGAGACAATGACGAATGTTTTATCCATTTTTCAATGATTGGGGACATTGTTCTTGACAAACAGTGCATCACAAAAGGGAGTAAAAAAATCGAGTGAAAGGAGAAAAAGCACATGTGACCATGGAGCGCTTGCCTTATAAGTTTCAAGAGAGAAGCAGAGtcacattttctgtaatttaGAGTCACCACAAAAGCCTTCTCTTCACACCGTGCTGCTTTTGAAATTACTGGCTCAGTCATACAGATCTGAGATTAGCAGATGTTTTGCCCTCTTTGGAGCGTGATGATGGCCAAAAAGAGATTTAAACAAGCTTCAAACTCATTTCAGCCCAGGATTGTCTCCAGTCAGCTCACAGCCACAATGGGCTCCACTGAGAGGATGTCAGTCCTCCCTGTGAGGGCCTGCCTTGCTGTGAAAAGCACATGTGCATCTTTCAGGTTTTGGGACTGACACGAAGAAGGGTGACTCTGCTGTGAGGAGGCCTGGCCTGGGTGTGACCAAACATTCCTTGGCCTTGAGGAATCCTGGTTGTCGGGCCAGGCAGCTCTGTGACAGGGAACGTGAGGTACTGCAGCGCGAAGCTCCGGCTCCAACCCGACCGTTGCCCTTCGTCTCTTCCTGCACCTGTCGAAGAGGAGTTGGAGCTCCTGGCGAAAGGTGGGATTCAGACAGCAGTAGATGAAAGGGTTGTAGCAGGTGGAACTCATGGCCAGCCAGTGAAAGCAGAAGTAAATGGCATTAGAAGAATGGATGGCCTGGCTGGACAGCAGCACCACGTAGCAGTTGAGTGGAAACCAGCAAACGGCAAACACCCCGACCACGAGGAGCAGCATTGCTAGTGTTCTCCGCCGTTTCCTTCTCTGTGTGGCGTGCTGAGCTGTTGTGGTGTCACCGATGGCGTTGTGGCGCCACAGTCGACGGGCCACTGTGGTGTAAGAGGCAGTGATGATGAGGAGGGGCAACAAGTAAAGCAATATGAAGGTCAAGAGATCAATGTACTGCCAATAGACATCTGACGGCTCCGGGAAGTCTGGGACACACAGGCTTCGCTCTTTCTCCTTACTGTCAGGGGAAAGTTGGGAAAGACAAGAAATATTAtagtactgtgcagaagtcttgagccaccactcatttctttatacctTGCTataaaaatgggaaatgggtacAATGATTTATCAAAACATGCATatttggaaatacagtatatatggcaaaaacagagtttgtacaattctaaccagtttgaaagtcaatatttagtaggaccacctttattcttaaaTACAGCCTGAGctctcttgtgtatttatttagtcATTTCATTAAGTAGTCTTCATGAataggcttcttgaaggacattcaaagctcttctttggatgttggctgcctttgttCTGTTCTTAGCCAAGATGATGCCACACTGCTCCAATAACCTTGAGGTCTACATGTCAcattatgtgtttttctgtacaagtgtgcttttactgcattgggagtgtgtttgggatcattgtctgacaatc containing:
- the gpr83 gene encoding probable G-protein coupled receptor 83, with product MTALCVWLSAVLWMSRAAAGQRTNDSSLSGEEIFSYAERFINVSGQRGNMTSGLFLLDFDEGLLEDWRSLASSGGESQDGSIKALLVAAYSLIIVISLFGNTLVCHVVVKNKRTLSATSLFILNLAVADIFITVLNTPFTLVRFVNSTWVFGRTMCHISRFVQYCSLHVSTLTLTAIALDRRQVILHPLRPRMSPAQGGVWVAVIWIMASCFSLPHAVYQKLLTFTYSKEKERSLCVPDFPEPSDVYWQYIDLLTFILLYLLPLLIITASYTTVARRLWRHNAIGDTTTAQHATQRRKRRRTLAMLLLVVGVFAVCWFPLNCYVVLLSSQAIHSSNAIYFCFHWLAMSSTCYNPFIYCCLNPTFRQELQLLFDRCRKRRRATVGLEPELRAAVPHVPCHRAAWPDNQDSSRPRNVWSHPGQASSQQSHPSSCQSQNLKDAHVLFTARQALTGRTDILSVEPIVAVS